In a single window of the Gossypium hirsutum isolate 1008001.06 chromosome D02, Gossypium_hirsutum_v2.1, whole genome shotgun sequence genome:
- the LOC107910673 gene encoding vacuolar-sorting receptor 1 isoform X2, whose protein sequence is MREKFGVLICVWIMLLGNCLGRFVVEENSLKVTSPGSIKGVYECAIGNFGVPQYGGTLVGTVVYPKANQGACKIFDEFDISFKSKPGGLPTFLLVNRGDCFFTLKAWNAQKAGAAAVLVADNQDESLITMDTPEEKNASAKYLQNITIPSALISKSLGDSLKKAITFGEMVKISLDWTESLPHPDERVEYEFWTNSNDECGPKCDSQMEFVKNFKGAAQVLEQKGYTQFIPHYITWYCPEAFLLSKQCKSQCINHGRYCAPDPEQDFSKGYDGKDVVVQNLRQACFFKVANESRKPWLWWDYVTDFALRCPMKEKKYTKDCADKVIQSLGVDLTKIDKCIGDTEADEENPVLKAEQDAQIGKGSRGDVTIVPTLVINNRQYRGKLDKGAVLKAICAGFQETTEPTICLSKDIETNECLENNGGCWEDKTANITACRDTFRGRVCECPIVNGVKFSGDGYTHCEASGALQCEFNNGGCWRETQEGKTYSACLDDHSHGCKCPPGFKGDGVNGCEDVDECKEKLACQCPGCKCKNTWGSYECSCSDGSLYMREHDMCISKNGKTEVSSGFIWAIILGLVVAGAVGYAIYKYRIRRYMDSEIRAIMAQYMPLDNQPSNIHHPDI, encoded by the exons ATGAGAGAAAAGTTTGGGGTTTTAATCTGCGTATGGATTATGTTATTGGGGAATTGTTTGGGGAGGTTCGTAGTGGAGGAGAACAGCTTGAAAGTGACATCACCTGGGTCAATCAAAGGAGTTTACGAATGCGCGATTGGGAATTTTGGGGTCCCCCAATATGGTGGAACCTTGGTTGGTACGGTTGTTTATCCTAAGGCAAACCAAGGGGCATGCAAGatctttgatgagtttgacatctCCTTCAAATCAAAGCCTGGTGGACTCCCTACTTTTCTCCTTGTTAATCGTGGAG ATTGTTTCTTCACCTTGAAGGCATGGAATGCTCAGAAAGCTGGAGCTGCTGCAGTTCTTGTTGCTGACAACCAGGATGAGTCCTTGATTACCATGGATACCCCTGAAGAGAAGAATGCTAGTGCTAAGTACCTGCAGAACATCACCATTCCATCTGCCCTCATTAGCAAATCTCTGGGAGACAGTTTGAAGAAGGCAATAACCTTTGGGGAAATGGTTAAAATCAGTCTGGACTGGACCGAATCTCTTCCGCATCCTGACGAGCGAGTTGAGTATGAGTTTTGGACAAATAGCAATGATGAGTGTGGACCAAAGTGTGACAGCCAGATGGAATTTGTCAAGAACTTCAAAGGAGCTGCTCAAGTACTCGAGCAGAAAGGGTACACACAGTTCATCCCACACTATATAACTTGGTATTGCCCTGAAGCTTTTCTTCTCAGCAAACAGTGCAAGTCACAGTGTATCAATCATGGGAGGTACTGTGCCCCAGATCCTGAGCAAGACTTCTCTAAAGGATATGATGGTAAAGATGTCGTGGTTCAAAATCTTCGCCAAGCTTGCTTTTTCAAAGTTGCTAATGAAAGTAGAAAGCCATGGCTTTGGTGGGATTATGTGACGGACTTTGCTCTCCGCTGCCCAATGAAAGAGAAGAAGTATACCAAAGACTGTGCAGATAAAGTTATCCAGTCTCTTG GTGTTGATCTCACTAAAATAGACAAATGCATTGGGGACACTGAGGCTGATGAGGAGAACCCAGTTCTTAAAGCTGAACAAGATGCACAG ATTGGCAAGGGCTCCCGTGGAGATGTAACTATAGTGCCAACTCTTGTAATAAATAATAGACAGTATAGAG GGAAGTTGGACAAAGGAGCTGTTCTCAAGGCAATTTGTGCTGGCTTTCAAGAGACCACAGAACCAACGATATGTCTAAGTAAAG ATATTGAAACTAATGAGTGCTTGGAAAACAATGGTGGGTGTTGGGAGGACAAGACTGCTAACATTACTGCATGCAGG GATACCTTCCGAGGAAGAGTGTGTGAGTGCCCAATAGTTAATGGTGTGAAGTTTTCTGGAGATGGTTATACACATTGTGAAG CTTCTGGGGCTTTACAATGTGAATTCAATAATGGGGGATGTTGGAGGGAAACTCAAGAAGGAAAGACTTACTCTGCTTGTCTT GATGATCATTCGCATGGCTGCAAGTGCCCACCTGGATTCAAGGGTGATGGAGTCAACGGCTGTGAAG ATGTCGATGAGTGCAAGGAGAAGCTGGCCTGCCAATGTCCTGGGTGCAAATGCAAAAATACCTGGGGGAGCTATGAGTGCAGCTGTAGTGATGGCTCATTGTACATGCGAGAGCATGACATGTGCATCA GTAAGAATGGTAAAACAGAGGTAAGCTCGGGCTTCATTTGGGCAATAATTCTTGGATTGGTTGTTGCTGGAGCTGTAGGATATGCCATTTACAAATACAGAATCCGG AGATACATGGATTCGGAGATTCGGGCTATAATGGCACAATACATGCCATTGGATAATCAACCTAGTAACATTCACCATCCCGATATCTAA
- the LOC107910673 gene encoding vacuolar-sorting receptor 1 isoform X1 produces the protein MREKFGVLICVWIMLLGNCLGRFVVEENSLKVTSPGSIKGVYECAIGNFGVPQYGGTLVGTVVYPKANQGACKIFDEFDISFKSKPGGLPTFLLVNRGDCFFTLKAWNAQKAGAAAVLVADNQDESLITMDTPEEKNASAKYLQNITIPSALISKSLGDSLKKAITFGEMVKISLDWTESLPHPDERVEYEFWTNSNDECGPKCDSQMEFVKNFKGAAQVLEQKGYTQFIPHYITWYCPEAFLLSKQCKSQCINHGRYCAPDPEQDFSKGYDGKDVVVQNLRQACFFKVANESRKPWLWWDYVTDFALRCPMKEKKYTKDCADKVIQSLGVDLTKIDKCIGDTEADEENPVLKAEQDAQIGKGSRGDVTIVPTLVINNRQYRGKLDKGAVLKAICAGFQETTEPTICLSKDIETNECLENNGGCWEDKTANITACRDTFRGRVCECPIVNGVKFSGDGYTHCEASGALQCEFNNGGCWRETQEGKTYSACLDDHSHGCKCPPGFKGDGVNGCEDVDECKEKLACQCPGCKCKNTWGSYECSCSDGSLYMREHDMCINAGKNGKTEVSSGFIWAIILGLVVAGAVGYAIYKYRIRRYMDSEIRAIMAQYMPLDNQPSNIHHPDI, from the exons ATGAGAGAAAAGTTTGGGGTTTTAATCTGCGTATGGATTATGTTATTGGGGAATTGTTTGGGGAGGTTCGTAGTGGAGGAGAACAGCTTGAAAGTGACATCACCTGGGTCAATCAAAGGAGTTTACGAATGCGCGATTGGGAATTTTGGGGTCCCCCAATATGGTGGAACCTTGGTTGGTACGGTTGTTTATCCTAAGGCAAACCAAGGGGCATGCAAGatctttgatgagtttgacatctCCTTCAAATCAAAGCCTGGTGGACTCCCTACTTTTCTCCTTGTTAATCGTGGAG ATTGTTTCTTCACCTTGAAGGCATGGAATGCTCAGAAAGCTGGAGCTGCTGCAGTTCTTGTTGCTGACAACCAGGATGAGTCCTTGATTACCATGGATACCCCTGAAGAGAAGAATGCTAGTGCTAAGTACCTGCAGAACATCACCATTCCATCTGCCCTCATTAGCAAATCTCTGGGAGACAGTTTGAAGAAGGCAATAACCTTTGGGGAAATGGTTAAAATCAGTCTGGACTGGACCGAATCTCTTCCGCATCCTGACGAGCGAGTTGAGTATGAGTTTTGGACAAATAGCAATGATGAGTGTGGACCAAAGTGTGACAGCCAGATGGAATTTGTCAAGAACTTCAAAGGAGCTGCTCAAGTACTCGAGCAGAAAGGGTACACACAGTTCATCCCACACTATATAACTTGGTATTGCCCTGAAGCTTTTCTTCTCAGCAAACAGTGCAAGTCACAGTGTATCAATCATGGGAGGTACTGTGCCCCAGATCCTGAGCAAGACTTCTCTAAAGGATATGATGGTAAAGATGTCGTGGTTCAAAATCTTCGCCAAGCTTGCTTTTTCAAAGTTGCTAATGAAAGTAGAAAGCCATGGCTTTGGTGGGATTATGTGACGGACTTTGCTCTCCGCTGCCCAATGAAAGAGAAGAAGTATACCAAAGACTGTGCAGATAAAGTTATCCAGTCTCTTG GTGTTGATCTCACTAAAATAGACAAATGCATTGGGGACACTGAGGCTGATGAGGAGAACCCAGTTCTTAAAGCTGAACAAGATGCACAG ATTGGCAAGGGCTCCCGTGGAGATGTAACTATAGTGCCAACTCTTGTAATAAATAATAGACAGTATAGAG GGAAGTTGGACAAAGGAGCTGTTCTCAAGGCAATTTGTGCTGGCTTTCAAGAGACCACAGAACCAACGATATGTCTAAGTAAAG ATATTGAAACTAATGAGTGCTTGGAAAACAATGGTGGGTGTTGGGAGGACAAGACTGCTAACATTACTGCATGCAGG GATACCTTCCGAGGAAGAGTGTGTGAGTGCCCAATAGTTAATGGTGTGAAGTTTTCTGGAGATGGTTATACACATTGTGAAG CTTCTGGGGCTTTACAATGTGAATTCAATAATGGGGGATGTTGGAGGGAAACTCAAGAAGGAAAGACTTACTCTGCTTGTCTT GATGATCATTCGCATGGCTGCAAGTGCCCACCTGGATTCAAGGGTGATGGAGTCAACGGCTGTGAAG ATGTCGATGAGTGCAAGGAGAAGCTGGCCTGCCAATGTCCTGGGTGCAAATGCAAAAATACCTGGGGGAGCTATGAGTGCAGCTGTAGTGATGGCTCATTGTACATGCGAGAGCATGACATGTGCATCA ATGCAGGTAAGAATGGTAAAACAGAGGTAAGCTCGGGCTTCATTTGGGCAATAATTCTTGGATTGGTTGTTGCTGGAGCTGTAGGATATGCCATTTACAAATACAGAATCCGG AGATACATGGATTCGGAGATTCGGGCTATAATGGCACAATACATGCCATTGGATAATCAACCTAGTAACATTCACCATCCCGATATCTAA